In Bombus huntii isolate Logan2020A chromosome 9, iyBomHunt1.1, whole genome shotgun sequence, a single window of DNA contains:
- the LOC126869403 gene encoding uncharacterized protein B0303.7 isoform X2, translating to MRIPTRSAPRPPINPNSTAQRNIIWNSTNNVFGSSLMQQPIQKKKPPPRPPPPKFNQNYSHTQKEKSKKPVRPTELLTNLFGRKKSEHSSITQLNSQIHNTILQSENTNGPICLIDFSPPGSPTFTTRSSSDGVSIDSFGSDGNSNPSAFTSSGNTSQTESAFEDDFDFFGISNKKASQNDPWKINSITDPFGPLEITNHNTLQSGKHVGDASFFAFNTNNQASFNQTSLKSTQSMPTIIRAKPPKPPAPKVLQTKIQQKINNIEIDSRCSNKIVPSAKPMTLDLSNSWQNDSKDNPSPPMPTIPPPAPPLEYLAEINNDLSVSNEEPYGIALYDFPLIHADDLPFKQGDIIYLIKKINEDWMEGRVGNQQGIFPINFIDIKVPLPGVPDNIVTAIYPFKGETSEDLVFDEGEKIIVLSRISQDWLYGECKDRKGQFPVNYVNRIPCNLPLHLEN from the exons ATGCGAATTCCTACACGTTCTGCCCCTCGTCCACCGATTAATCCAAATTCGACGGCACAAAGAAACATTATTTGGAATAGCAC AAACAATGTTTTTGGATCTTCGTTAATGCAACAACCTATTCAGAAGAAAAAGCCACCACCTCGGCCACCACCGCcaaaatttaatcaaaattattcGCATACACAAAAGGAAAAGTCAAAAAAGCCA GTAAGGCCTACAGAACTTTTGACTAATCTTTtcggaagaaagaaaagcgaaCATTCAAGCATAACACAGTTAAATAGTCAAATACAcaatacgatattacaatcaGAAAACACAAATGGACCAATTTGTCTAATAGATTTTAGTCCACCTGGATCTCCAACATTTACGACTCGATCAAGTAGTGACGGTGTTAGCATTGATAGCTTTGGCAGTGATGGAAACTCAAATCCATCTGCATTTACAAGTAGTGGGAACACATCTCAAACAGAAAGTGCCTTTGAAGatgattttgatttttttGGAATATCTAATAAAAAAGCATCACAAAATGATCCATGGAAAATTAATTCAATAACAGATCCATTTGGACCATTGGAAATAACTaatcataatacgttacaatcTGGAAAACATGTGGGGGATGCAAGCTTTTTTGCTTTTAATACAAATAACCAAGCATCTTTCAATCAAACATCTTTGAAAAGTACTCAATCAATGCCAACTATAATTCGCGCGAAACCACCCAAACCCCCAGCTCCAAAAGTTTTACAAACGAAAATACAGCAAAAGATTAACAACATCGAAATTGACTCAAGATGTTCAAACAAAATAGTGCCTTCTGCTAAACCAATGACATTAGATTTATCTAATTCATGGCAAAATGATTCTAAAGATAACCCTTCACCTCCGATGCCCACAATACCACCACCTGCACCACCTCTGGAATATTTAGCAGAAATAAATAACGATCTTTCA GTCAGCAATGAAGAACCTTACGGCATTGCTCTATATGATTTTCCATTAATACATGCGGACGATTTGCCTTTCAAGCAaggtgatataatatatttaattaagaaaattaatgaaGATTGGATGGAGGGTAGAGTAGGAAATCAACAAGGAATATTTCctattaattttattgatataaAAGTACCATTGCCTGGTGTCCCAGACAATATAGTTACCGCTATCTACCCTTTTAAAGGTGAAACATCAGAAGATTTAGTATTTGAT gaaggagaaaaaattataGTTTTATCGAGGATATCACAAGATTGGTTATATGGTGAGTGTAAAGATCGAAAAGGACAATTTCCGGTAAATTACGTAAATAGAATCCCATGCAATCTTCCTTTACACTTGGAAAATTAA
- the LOC126869409 gene encoding cysteine-rich hydrophobic domain-containing protein 2, producing MADFDAIYEEEEENEQNLEEQYVKMVPDPIVIRGAGNMTVFGLSNRFDSEFPNGLVSRIAPEEFKATIMRINSVLKKTLPVNVKWLFCGCVCCCCTLGCSLWPVICLSKRTQHSLNKLLEWENSRLYHTLGLHWRLAKQRCDTSSMMEYVLLIEFIPKIPIYKPD from the exons ATGGCAGATTTCGATGCAATttatgaagaagaagaagaaaatgaacaaaatttgGAGGAACAGTACGTGAAAATGGTGCCAGATCCTATAGTTATTCGCGGAGCTGGCAATATGACTGT atttGGACTTAGTAATCGTTTTGATTCAGAATTTCCAAATGGCTTGGTATCTCGTATTGCTCCAGAAGAATTTAAAGCAACTATTATGAGAATAAACAGTGTACTGAAAAAAACATTACCGGTTAATGTTAAGTGGTTATTTTGTGGTTGCGTTTGTTGTTGTTGTACATTAGGATGTTCTCTTTGGCCTGTTATTTGTTTGAGTAAAAGG ACACAACattctttaaataaattattagagTGGGAGAATAGTAGACTATATCACACACTTGGATTACATTGGAGATTAGCAAAACAAAGATGTGACACTTCATCCATGATGGAATAT GttcttttaattgaatttattcCAAAGATACCCATATATAAACCTGACTAA
- the LOC126869404 gene encoding probable G-protein coupled receptor 139, with the protein MVSLTNINLQSMLMLNVLLQSIESTEISVKDEVSSYIKGNLTCPLPITTLDFLYNFSQSDLEIVWPCEIRFYWLSLQPFVKFVRFLLGYVTPFIIMLGVMLNTISFVILSTPILCESNLSLYLKALALSDNGALVFNYAVGIAKSHFIFVNNLFMASRFLCSLNSITMEFFQFTSTWLVVVLTWTRVFAIMFPFGIYGHYNNSSGTITITILICVSFIISLTKLYSGGYETDSVFEFIPCQKKIKPWGSAMYFYIALSTWLPLLFIFIGNILLIILMKKTEKIHCQLTQNFRHKTNKVHHTFRILFVVSTVYLVLLLPLGIVETLELYWDVILIKFPGTEMKRKAEYIHWLKEKMLLKWCRGLCFHIYHWNFAINFFLYCLTGEKFRNIVIQTLKRYKIVIFSIFSKHINKCILCSKYPTHLKPAQSPNVLLIRAITLGEHPTSGSVSAQNNSTTIANT; encoded by the exons atgGTTTCACTTACCAATATAAATCTGCAATCCATGTTAATGTTAAATGTATTGCTACAATCAATAGAGTCTACTGAAATTTCAGTAAAAGATGAAGTCAG tTCTTACATTAAAGGAAATTTAACATGCCCATTACCAATAACAACTTTGGATTTTCTCTACAATTTTTCACAATCCGATTTAGAAATTGTATGGCCTTGTGAAATCCGTTTTTACTGGTTATCATTACAACCATTTGTTAAATTTGTACGCTTTTTACTTGGCTACGTAACACCATTTATTATAATGCTTG gTGTAATGTTAAATACTATTTCTTTTGTAATATTAAGTACACCTATACTTTGTGAATCAAATTTGTCACTTTATTTAAAGGCACTTGCCTTATCTGATAATGGAGCATTAGTATTTAATTATGCTGTAGGTATTGCAAAGtcacattttatatttgttaataatcTTTTCATG GCTAGTAGATTTCTATGCAGTTTGAATTCTATTACTATGGAATTCTTTCAATTTACATCTACTTGGCTAGTTGTAGTTCTCACATGGACACGAGTATTTGCTATAATGTTTCCTTTTGGAATATATGGTCATTATAACAATTCTTCGGGAACAATAACTATTACTATTTTGATATGTGTCAGCTTTATAATATCATTAACAAAATTGTATTCAGGAg GCTACGAAACAGACAGTGTTTTTGAATTTATACCATGccaaaagaaaataaaaccaTGGGGTAGTgctatgtatttttatattgcatTATCAACTTGGTTACctttactttttatatttattggaaatattttactGATTATACTCATGAAAAAAACTGAAAAAATTCACTGTCAGTTAACTc AAAATTTCAGACATAAAACAAACAAAGTACATCATACTTTTAGAATATTATTTGTAGTATCAACTGTTTATCTAGTATTACTATTACCCCTTGGTATAGTTGAAACTTTGGAACTTTATTGGGATGTCATTTTGATTAAATTTCCCGGTACTGAGATGAAAAGAAAAGCGGAATATATACACTG gttaaaagaaaaaatgttattaaagTGGTGCCGCGGTTTATGCTTTCATATATATCATTGGAATTTtgcaattaatttctttttatattgtCTGACAGGTGAAAAATTTAGAAACATAGTCATACAGAcattaaaacgatataaaattgtaatctTTTCAATCTTTTCTAAACATATCAACAAATGTATATTGTGTTCAAAATATCCTACACATTTAAAACCCGCACAGTCTCCGAACGTATTACTAATAAGAGCTATCACGCTTGGTGAACATCCTACCTCTGGAAGTGTTTCTGCGCAAAATAATAGTACCACTATTGCAAACACTTAA
- the LOC126869403 gene encoding uncharacterized protein B0303.7 isoform X1, giving the protein MAANVKTEMRIPTRSAPRPPINPNSTAQRNIIWNSTNNVFGSSLMQQPIQKKKPPPRPPPPKFNQNYSHTQKEKSKKPVRPTELLTNLFGRKKSEHSSITQLNSQIHNTILQSENTNGPICLIDFSPPGSPTFTTRSSSDGVSIDSFGSDGNSNPSAFTSSGNTSQTESAFEDDFDFFGISNKKASQNDPWKINSITDPFGPLEITNHNTLQSGKHVGDASFFAFNTNNQASFNQTSLKSTQSMPTIIRAKPPKPPAPKVLQTKIQQKINNIEIDSRCSNKIVPSAKPMTLDLSNSWQNDSKDNPSPPMPTIPPPAPPLEYLAEINNDLSVSNEEPYGIALYDFPLIHADDLPFKQGDIIYLIKKINEDWMEGRVGNQQGIFPINFIDIKVPLPGVPDNIVTAIYPFKGETSEDLVFDEGEKIIVLSRISQDWLYGECKDRKGQFPVNYVNRIPCNLPLHLEN; this is encoded by the exons ATGGCTGCAAACGTAAAAACAG AAATGCGAATTCCTACACGTTCTGCCCCTCGTCCACCGATTAATCCAAATTCGACGGCACAAAGAAACATTATTTGGAATAGCAC AAACAATGTTTTTGGATCTTCGTTAATGCAACAACCTATTCAGAAGAAAAAGCCACCACCTCGGCCACCACCGCcaaaatttaatcaaaattattcGCATACACAAAAGGAAAAGTCAAAAAAGCCA GTAAGGCCTACAGAACTTTTGACTAATCTTTtcggaagaaagaaaagcgaaCATTCAAGCATAACACAGTTAAATAGTCAAATACAcaatacgatattacaatcaGAAAACACAAATGGACCAATTTGTCTAATAGATTTTAGTCCACCTGGATCTCCAACATTTACGACTCGATCAAGTAGTGACGGTGTTAGCATTGATAGCTTTGGCAGTGATGGAAACTCAAATCCATCTGCATTTACAAGTAGTGGGAACACATCTCAAACAGAAAGTGCCTTTGAAGatgattttgatttttttGGAATATCTAATAAAAAAGCATCACAAAATGATCCATGGAAAATTAATTCAATAACAGATCCATTTGGACCATTGGAAATAACTaatcataatacgttacaatcTGGAAAACATGTGGGGGATGCAAGCTTTTTTGCTTTTAATACAAATAACCAAGCATCTTTCAATCAAACATCTTTGAAAAGTACTCAATCAATGCCAACTATAATTCGCGCGAAACCACCCAAACCCCCAGCTCCAAAAGTTTTACAAACGAAAATACAGCAAAAGATTAACAACATCGAAATTGACTCAAGATGTTCAAACAAAATAGTGCCTTCTGCTAAACCAATGACATTAGATTTATCTAATTCATGGCAAAATGATTCTAAAGATAACCCTTCACCTCCGATGCCCACAATACCACCACCTGCACCACCTCTGGAATATTTAGCAGAAATAAATAACGATCTTTCA GTCAGCAATGAAGAACCTTACGGCATTGCTCTATATGATTTTCCATTAATACATGCGGACGATTTGCCTTTCAAGCAaggtgatataatatatttaattaagaaaattaatgaaGATTGGATGGAGGGTAGAGTAGGAAATCAACAAGGAATATTTCctattaattttattgatataaAAGTACCATTGCCTGGTGTCCCAGACAATATAGTTACCGCTATCTACCCTTTTAAAGGTGAAACATCAGAAGATTTAGTATTTGAT gaaggagaaaaaattataGTTTTATCGAGGATATCACAAGATTGGTTATATGGTGAGTGTAAAGATCGAAAAGGACAATTTCCGGTAAATTACGTAAATAGAATCCCATGCAATCTTCCTTTACACTTGGAAAATTAA
- the LOC126869399 gene encoding condensin complex subunit 2-like: protein MDKEVQLNIHKIPSSRMTACKGINVLMDSTIHSSPSSSSPLRRKSVIPQKINSFALSENDDEAERLARRREITDTVSSISTSLNDRRRSLGLGFLVNMPASQMAERISQCIKLGTENKINTKNAFSLEMIDFMTYMIKKKDANMSNLQVASTSLDVSTKIYGYRVDGVHMDILKMIDGLEKQDKDSKNQNNMEEMDCQEATENSQDKRKQEKRKKKKNKQTIFATVEALKTNVETEKPSLITMEADLQTTDMLYQVMLPNHANSKFYLHPYNDILIDTVNSKDLQHKYTGCDIPEIRDLSDMQIGAPLFYFDFLSWTIDEPNEVIAEENNGSKFQFDLDDNSVHDNEHVSTGMNYFDIEVTEEENVDRCAIIPNQVENIVDFCKVLTNTVSSKVSEYSFIQKSLNIHWAGPSHWKATNFKKTLFSNNFENLCRQAQAKKKNKEMELCYDDKTIENMNTKFLPSQLTKLHTRTVKIEWNEEILTLPPDKHYDIVQASKLYLHTTTLKNSRNANNMNVTTLSNNIENYNYINANDISSHCSNNHNEEYEQNKENDTVDNDIQYENEGIFGIQMPFTGDNLVAIPKLTNKLSIAYCVRPKKVDMRQLKYAIWKCLKDNTEKDVQETESRKTMQQDRGNKMNSSKYFSDIYKVLPDILTKTNIEALSFPISFVSLLHLANEKTLKINSSYDMTDLIIEQG from the coding sequence ATGGATAAAGAAGTACAGcttaatattcataaaattccAAGCAGCAGGATGACAGCTTGTAAGGGTATAAATGTATTAATGGATTCTACTATACATTCCTCtccatcttcttcttctccatTGCGACGGAAGTCTGTAATTCCTCAAAAAATAAACAGTTTTGCTTTATCAGAAAATGATGATGAAGCAGAACGTTTGGCTCGTCGCCGAGAAATTACTGATACTGTATCATCCATTTCTACAAGTTTAAATGATAGAAGACGTTCTTTGGGACTTGGTTTTCTAGTGAATATGCCAGCTTCTCAAATGGCAGAACGTATATCACAGTGTATAAAACTTGGTACagagaataaaattaacaccaaAAATGCATTTAGCTTAGAAATGATTGATTTTATGACATATATGATTAAGAAAAAAGATGCCAACATGTCTAATTTGCAAGTAGCTAGTACATCTTTGGATGTAAGTACTAAAATCTATGGATATCGTGTTGATGGTGTACATATGGATATACTCAAAATGATTGATGGACTGGAAAAACAAGACAAAGacagtaaaaatcaaaataatatgGAAGAAATGGATTGTCAAGAAGCAACAGAGAATAGCCAAGATAAACGAAAgcaagaaaagagaaagaagaagaaaaataaacaaacaatatttgcCACTGTAGAAGCTTTAAAAACGAATGTTGAAACTGAGAAACCTTCTTTAATAACTATGGAAGCAGATTTACAAACCACAGATATGTTGTATCAAGTGATGTTGCCAAACCATGcaaattccaaattttatcTACATCCttataatgatattttaatagaTACAGTAAATAGCAAAGACTTGCAAcataaatatacagggtgtgaTATTCCAGAAATAAGAGATCTTTCAGACATGCAAATTGGTGCTCCTTTATTCTATTTTGATTTTCTTAGTTGGACAATAGATGAACCAAATGAGGTAATTGCAGAAGAAAATAATGGGAGCAAATTTCAATTTGATCTTGATGATAACTCAGTACATGACAATGAACATGTATCTACTGGTATGAATTATTTTGATATTGAAGTgacagaagaagaaaatgtagatAGATGTGCTATTATACCTAATCAGGTAGAAAATATTGTGGATTTTTGTAAAGTTTTAACTAATACAGTATCATCAAAAGTTTCAGAATATTCCTTTATTCAAAAAAGCTTAAATATACATTGGGCTGGCCCATCTCACTGGAAAGCAACTAATTTTAAAAAAACTTtatttagtaataattttgAGAATCTATGTCGTCAAGCACaagcaaagaagaaaaataaggaAATGGAGCTGTGTTATGATGATAAAACGATAGAAAACATGAATACTAAATTTTTACCAAGTCAGTTAACTAAACTGCATACTAGAACTGTTAAAATAGAATGGAATGAAGAAATATTAACATTACCTCCAGATAAACATTATGATATTGTACAAGCTAGTAAATTATATCTTCATACAACAACACTTAAAAATTCAAGAAATGCAAATAATATGAATGTTACTACTTTATCTAATaacatagaaaattataattatataaatgcaAATGATATATCAAGCCATTGTTCTAACAACCATAATGAGGAATATgaacaaaataaagaaaatgataCAGTTGATAATGATATACAATATGAAAATGAGGGTATATTTGGAATACAAATGCCTTTTACTGGAGACAATCTAGTTGCTATACCAAAACTCACAAATAAGTTGTCTATTGCTTATTGTGTACGTCCCAAAAAAGTTGACATGAGACAATTAAAATATGCTATTTGGAAATGTTTAAAAGATAATACAGAGAAGGATGTACAAGAAACAGAGAGTAGAAAAACGATGCAACAAGATAGAGGTAACAAAATGAATAGTAGTAAATATTTTAGTGATATTTATAAAGTATTGCCAGATATATTAACTAAAACTAATATCGAAGCTTTAAGCTTTCCAATTTCGTTTGTATCTTTATTGCATTTAGCAAAtgaaaaaacattaaaaataaattcttcaTATGACATGACAGATCTTATTATAGAGCAaggataa